Genomic segment of Ficedula albicollis isolate OC2 chromosome 3, FicAlb1.5, whole genome shotgun sequence:
CTTGCAGTTTTAGCATCTTGCTCTTGCCCTAGGCACCCGGGACTCCTTCTTCCCAACATTCTTAAGGCAATAATAGCCCACACTTTTGCTATGCTGCCCAGGGGTAGGAGCCATCCTCATCCCTGCAGACAGAGAATAAGGCAGGACAACTCCTGTGCCACAACCTGGGTTTGCGTTCTTGTGGGAAGTGATGGAGACACTCAGCAAGTtgctgagcaacctgatctactTGGATCTGCTGAAAGCAGGAGGTTGGTGTTCAGAGGCCCCTTGcaacctaattttttttatgattctCTGATACACTGTTTCTGGGCTTGTAGTTGTTTTATTTGATAAAGGTACATCATCCAtccatatattaaaaaaataatctttctgaTGAAACTCCAGTCCCCTCTCCCAGGTCTCAGTTCTGCTTGAGCAGTCACTGCTTGGCTCACTTCACACCACCTTGAACCCAGCTCTGCAACCCTCCAACCCAGTAGTAGGGTTTGGGTTGTGGGGAGTTTTGCCCCACTGCTTAGCCACCTATGCCCATGAGGAGGCACAGAAATCCCTGGTCCTGGGAGAAAGCCACAGATTACTGCACACCagaccagcacaggcaggagcagaccTCATACATAGCCTAAGTGACCTGACCATCTACTGCCTCTTAGCCATGCTTGCTTTAGCAATGGTGGAGAAGGCAGTTCTATGTCTCCTTCCTATGTTCATCCCAGGCTCAGTGGCCTGTCCTTACATCCACTGTGGGGAATTTAGCCTTTGTTCTATCGAGAAATGCTGCAATGACTGATTTGAGGTTAGAGCCAGCTGCCTGCCTCAGAGTGATGAACGGCAAAGGAAAGGAGGACCTGGATCCTGTATTGCTCCTGAatcagccacagcacagccttgtGCATCTCCAGCTTCACCTATGAGGACATATGAGACGGACCAGCTCAGGCCCAGAAGACCCCAGAGGAGAGATAACAGTGAGACAGAAATGCACTCTGCAGAGGCAAAGGATCTTGGTCATTTGTGAGATCAGAAAGGACGGCTTGGTAAGTGGGTCAGAGACCCCTGGATTATCAGGAGAAAAGTAGGGAACATGTTTTTAACCTCAGGTCTGACAGCGAGAGAAGGGTGCATCAGCCAGGGCAGAAGAAAGGGCATGAGACCTGCAATGATTTTTGGAGTCTCTTTGAACTGGCTCACAGAACCACAAGGCCAGGCAGCAAGGGTGTTTGCTCACTCCCTAGGGACATGGCATCTGAAATGACAGCCTCCAGAAACAGCCAGTACCATACAGTACTGTGACAGGGAGACCCATGCAGCCACAATTGTCCCAAAGGCCCCAGAAGAAGCATCCCAACACCAGCAGAAATGAGGATAAAGCCCCTTCCCATAGTCACAGAGAGGAGTTACAAAGGGTCTGGCAGTATTTGGGCTTGCAAGAGGGCTGTGCCCTCTTCAGCACTACCTGTCCTGTTTCTGAGTGCTGGTGTGAGCTGATGCCAGTGTTTGCATGGCACGGGCTGCTGCAAGCAGCACACCATCGctcccctgcagggctggcccaACACAGCCCTGCCTTCAAATGCCCGTGGGTGCCAGCTGAGCCAGCCAGACAGGAGACAGCTCAGACCCAGGCAGGGCCATCACACCAGTGCTCAACACCCAGGGTTTTGTTGATGTGtttgctgccctgggagcccttccctgctgcccagtCGGCGCCGGTGTGGCTCCGCAGGGTGCAGTTCGAGGGGTTTGCCAGCACGATGACCTGCCAGGGCCTGGTTCAGAGTCCTCgcagctcacagctctgtgGTCTTCCTTGGCTCAATCAAGATGGTGTTGAGCATGCCCACCTGACACTCCTGGTCTTGGAGCTTTCTTGCAGCCTGTGAAGGGCTTTGGCACCAGTTTGACCTTTGGCGGCCTCTCTGCCAGTTCCTCAGCATTAGCAGGACAGTGATGAggaccagcactgctgtcagcaCCCCGAACACCAGCACTGTCACCAGCTGGGCTTCACTCAGCCCTGAGTCCCTTTGGGTCACCACCTCTTTCACAGAGATTTTCAACAACCCTCCCCCCGGCTCTTTCTCGCTGTGGTTGGCCACACGCCGCCCTGTGACCACAGTCCTGATGGGCTCTGGCTGCGTCACCCCCGGTGTCTCACTAGTGGTGCTTTTCACACCTCCAGCATTCTCATGGTTTGCAGGGTGGTAGGGGGGAGACCAGGTGGGCTCAGGGACGGAGACCTCACAGGTTTTGCCAGTGAAACGGTCAGGACACAAGCAGTCATAGTCATTGATGCGGTCGTAGCACTTTGCCCCGTTtttgcagggctggctggcGCAGTCATTGACGTTGATGGTGCAGAAACGCCCTTCAAagcccagctggcactggcaggagAAGCGGTTGACGCCGTCGTGGCAGGTGGCCCCGTTGGCACAGGGGCGCATCAGGCAGTCGTCCACGTCATGCTCACAGAGAGCCCCCACAAAGCCAGCGAGACACCGGCAGGTGAAGTTACTGGCAAAGCCATTTTCATCTTGACATTGCCCACCATTCTTGCATGGAGACCTGCATGGAGAGAGCAAGGATGGGTCATGGCCCTGGAGACCAAGCAGCTTCCCCCACCCCAGGGAGgtaaacacacagagctgcttgcATGGTCAGTGTGTCCAGCTCTCTCCGTGGGGGCAGCTATCTCTAGAAGACTGGGTGGGAGTTTCTGTCTCCTTGAGTGAGAGGCCTCAGGACCTCCTcaaaggctgtggctgtgcacaggCCCACCACCCACCAGGGAAGGTCTTCAGCCAAATTATCTGAAGAGGAAACATGCCCTCCTGATGCTCCCCAAAGGTATCATGGATGTCAGCCCATCACACCTACAGCAGTTTGGCTGCCTGGGAGATAGGATGTCTGAGGCATTATAAACAGATTCCTGTCCTCCtacagcagggacaggaatgcGTTCAGATTGCAACAAAGCCCTTGCTCTGATAGGATTGTACACTGCACGCTGCTAAACCAAAGCCAAAGGTGATTTTGGCTTAACTCCATTAGTGTATggaaattcacagaaaacaagCCAAGCTGGGCCTCCACTTGTCAGTGTGTGACCCAAAGTTAATGCTGTGTATAATCTCACTGCAGTGTCTCACCCTGCCTTCTCACAAGGTCCTGTCTTCATCTCACAGTCCTTCCCGTGGAAACCTTCTGGACACAAGCAGGAATACTCCCCATCTCGGTCGTAGATGCACTGTGCCCCGTTCTGGCAGGGGGACTGGTGTTCGCAGATGTGTAtgtctgaggggaaaaaacgGTGGGAATTAGGGAGAAAAGAGGGTTGATGTGGCCAACTCAGTGCAAACACAACCCACCAAACCCCCTGGGATGGAGAAATGGCAGGagcttctctcttctcccctccAATAGGCATCTGTAGCAACAGTGCAGTGCCTGTGTGGTTGTGAAGATGCAGTGCATGCCAACTGTCTGACCAGTGGAGACTCCCTGGTACAGAAGAGTCTCTGGGACAGGAGAAGGGGAGTCCCCCCAGCCACCTGCTGAAGGCAGGAAGCcttggggagagcaggggatgctATTTGGAGTCCTGACACAGCATGGGAAATGAACAATGAGTTCATCTGTTCCTTTTCCTGAGGCTGGCCCATACAGCCAGGGAACAAGTGTCAGCAGTCTGACCTCTTCTACAGGAAGGGAGTGgtcccagctgtggcagccagGCAACATCCCATCCCCCAGGTCTGACCTCTTCTACAGGAAGGGAGTGGTCCCAACTGTGGCAGCCAGGCAACATTCCATCCCCCAGGCAGCCAAAACGGCATCACCCAGGTGGCTtatggctgtgctggctgacaTATCCATGAGGATGTGCTGGGCTTCTGCCCTCACACCAAAGGCGGGGAGGTCAAGCCCACGACTCACCTTTGTCACAGAACTTGCCAGCCCAGCCAGTGTGACAGATGCACTGCCAAGGTTGGTGGCACGTCCCGTGAAGACAGCCCGGCATACGCACGCATTCCTCGCAGTActccccctcccagcctggatcgcacctgcaggagcacagggcatAGCAGCATCAtcaaatcccagcagcagctgcagaaatgctggctgtgtgctgtgcagggctcccACAGTGCTCAGAAACCCTCCCAAAGGCCCCATGGACCTCCTAGCTCCCTCCTCCAGAGGCAAGTACTGGCATCTCATCTGTCCAAGGAAGCAAGCAGGAGCAGAcaccctctgcagccagggagggtgagtggccagcagccagagctcagcagcttcaCTTTCACGGCCCAaatccctctgctctcctccaaCCAGCTGCTCTGTACACACCACTGCATTAGCTCAGCAATTCCTGTGCTTCCCACAGCAGGCAGCCTCtctgaaaggcagagaaaagccCACCCCTAACCCTGAGCTTCCTGAGGGAAAGGGACAAGAGGCTGCTGAGGTCCTTGTGTTCCATTGCTCCTCTTTGCATTATAATGTGTGTCATTTTTTGTCTGGAGTGCATGGTAATCCAGCTGTGAGACCTTGCTTGCTATGGCTGGTGCACAGAATAGACTTATCAGCCAGCTCACAAGGACAGCACAATGAGAAAACCTGCAGCACACAATGAGCCTCCTGGCCCCAgaagagcagggcagtggcaaTAACTAAGTAAAGCCAAGCGGCATTGCTCCAGTGGCAGGCATCCCTCAGACCTGCCAGCTCCAAGGCAAAAAGCAAGTGATAACAAGATGAGAGCTGAGAGGAGGTGGCACCAAGCCACAACAAAAGCTGTACtcaaaacagcacaaaatgaaACCTAACAAAAACAACACAGTTTCCAGATTAAGAAAGAGGGTTCATTTTCATGGCTGGGGCTCATTTCAGGACAGTGTGTGGTGACTGCAGGTTTTTGGGCTGGTCCACAGCTGCACTTTCAAACCTGGACTGGTTGTTGTCACTGTATGTTGTTCCAAAGAGATGGGGAATGAGGGAAATGGTTATACATACATACGTATAGGGAATGAGGGAAATGGttatacatatgtatatgtatatgtatatgtatatgtatatgtatatgtatatgtatatgtatatgtatatgtatatgtatatgtatatgtatatgtatatgtatatgtatatgtatatgtatatgtatatgtatatgtatatgtatatgtatatattagAAGCTTTTCAGTGGGATTTGAGGTGATACCATGTGCCTGGCATAGTCTGGGAAATACATTCATACCtggacagccctgagcagaaGGATGTGGACCCCAGTACCTGCAAGGAGCAGGCACCATCAACCCTTCCACTTCTCCAAAAGGGAGCTGGCCAACCTAAAAATTGCCAGGGCAAAATTGCCAGGTAAGCAGCTAAATCTTCCTGAGTTTGAGGTGATTTTGAGGTACTGCCAAGGTTCAGCAAATGCTCTGGAGGCctgaaatcagcagcagcaactcACGTGTGTAGCTGAGACACCAGCCATGTGGTGACGTGTGGCCTttctccccagggcagcaccctGCCCCCCCaaccagccacagctgctgaaaGGGCTCAGGGATGAGCCTATGCAGCTGCAAACAGGGGCCCATCCAAACCAGAGCTGGACACTCCCTGATATGGCAGTCAGCAAGAACAAGTGGCCCAGGTGTggtgtggcactgggggctgtCCTATGAAAGGAGACTGACTGTGCCCTGGTGAGAAGAacagggtggcactgggcagTCTGTCCCCTTGCAGCCACAGGTGTCCCAGCCAGCCCAAAGCCAGCCTTTGCCTCCAGGGGCTGCCTTACAGAATGGGGGCTCCAGATGGTGCTACAGTGGGACAACAGGCAGTGGGTCTGTGGCAGTCCAGAGCAGTTATATGGGTGCTTTCCAGGCTGAAGTGCAGGGTCAGGCTCTGAGCTTTGACCCTGCAGGATCTGGgcaccagctggagctgggatgccAAGTACCACATATGCACTTCTGCTGCTGTAGCTCACAGCTTGCTGGGAAACCCTTCATCCAGAGATCCCCACCACAGCTCAAGCTTCTGAGAGGGGATCCCTGAAGCCCTCAGTTAGATGCATTGCTGGAAGCTCTTCTCTTCCATGCCCCAGGGAGAGCACCTCCACCTCAATCAGCAAGGAGGCCGAGCAAGCTGACCAACCCTCatgcctgccctgctgcctgatGACTTTCCCTCATCATTTCTGAGCCTG
This window contains:
- the DLK2 gene encoding protein delta homolog 2, producing MSGCLQGAGSRLRKKGKQLQLVLTGVHLGGATLTMLRSFCLQLMSLIWILLAHHQLVQGDDCSERCNLAHGCCDQDGKCRCDPGWEGEYCEECVRMPGCLHGTCHQPWQCICHTGWAGKFCDKDIHICEHQSPCQNGAQCIYDRDGEYSCLCPEGFHGKDCEMKTGPCEKAGSPCKNGGQCQDENGFASNFTCRCLAGFVGALCEHDVDDCLMRPCANGATCHDGVNRFSCQCQLGFEGRFCTINVNDCASQPCKNGAKCYDRINDYDCLCPDRFTGKTCEVSVPEPTWSPPYHPANHENAGGVKSTTSETPGVTQPEPIRTVVTGRRVANHSEKEPGGGLLKISVKEVVTQRDSGLSEAQLVTVLVFGVLTAVLVLITVLLMLRNWQRGRQRSNWCQSPSQAARKLQDQECQVGMLNTILIEPRKTTEL